A region of Flavobacterium album DNA encodes the following proteins:
- a CDS encoding cupin domain-containing protein — protein MDILQFQFEDDGKIPNSVFPLIVYKNAFDPGENLADVMEETFAKNNWKNAWRNGVYPYHHYHSITHEVLGVYKGSAQLHMGGENGQKLDVEAGDVLVLPAGTGHKKISASEDFAVLGAYPGGVEYDLLTGKDSERVKALENIAKVPFPDNDPLLGNEGIQEFWK, from the coding sequence ATGGACATTTTACAATTCCAATTCGAAGACGACGGAAAAATACCTAACAGCGTCTTTCCGTTAATCGTTTATAAAAATGCTTTCGATCCCGGCGAAAACCTTGCTGATGTTATGGAAGAAACATTCGCTAAAAACAACTGGAAGAATGCCTGGCGCAATGGCGTATACCCGTACCATCATTACCACAGCATTACCCATGAAGTGCTGGGCGTTTATAAAGGCTCGGCACAATTGCACATGGGTGGCGAAAATGGCCAAAAGCTGGATGTAGAAGCTGGAGATGTGCTTGTACTTCCTGCCGGTACAGGGCATAAGAAAATATCTGCTTCTGAGGACTTTGCAGTGCTTGGGGCTTATCCGGGGGGAGTGGAGTATGACCTGCTGACCGGAAAAGATAGCGAGCGCGTGAAGGCTTTGGAAAATATTGCAAAAGTACCCTTTCCCGATAACGACCCGTTGCTTGGGAATGAGGGTATACAGGAATTTTGGAAATAG
- a CDS encoding aldo/keto reductase, producing MEKRQLGTTGLHVYPITFGGNVFGWTIDEKKSFELLDAFTGKGFNFIDTADVYSRWKPGNEGGESETIIGNWMKKRGNRNDVIIATKVGSDMGGGKKGLSKKYILNAVEASLKRLQTDHIDLYQSHWDDPETPIEETLDAYAQLIKEGKVRHIGASNLTADRLKESLQVAAENGLPAYETFQPHYNLYEREVFENGLEPVCLGNNLGVLNYYSLASGFLTGKYRSKDDLDKSPRGGGVAKYLDDRGFKILAALDEVSKQLKTTPATAALAWLIHRPSVTAPIVSATTVDQLESIMKAPDLPITAHEIELLTQESAW from the coding sequence ATGGAAAAACGCCAATTAGGAACTACCGGCCTGCATGTATATCCCATCACTTTCGGGGGCAATGTATTTGGCTGGACGATCGATGAGAAAAAGTCATTTGAGCTGTTGGATGCTTTTACCGGCAAAGGCTTCAATTTTATAGATACTGCCGATGTGTATTCGCGTTGGAAACCGGGCAATGAAGGCGGCGAATCGGAAACCATCATCGGTAACTGGATGAAAAAGCGCGGCAACCGCAACGATGTGATCATCGCTACCAAAGTAGGCAGTGATATGGGCGGCGGCAAGAAAGGGCTTTCGAAGAAATATATCCTCAATGCCGTTGAAGCATCATTGAAACGATTGCAGACCGACCATATCGACCTGTACCAGTCGCATTGGGACGACCCCGAAACACCTATTGAAGAAACGCTGGACGCTTATGCCCAACTGATAAAAGAAGGCAAGGTGCGCCACATTGGGGCATCCAACCTTACCGCCGACAGGCTGAAGGAGTCATTACAGGTCGCCGCCGAAAACGGCCTCCCCGCCTATGAAACGTTCCAGCCGCATTATAACCTCTACGAACGCGAAGTTTTCGAGAACGGTCTCGAGCCCGTTTGTCTTGGCAATAACCTTGGGGTGCTCAATTATTATTCGCTTGCCAGCGGATTCCTTACAGGAAAATACCGCTCCAAAGACGACCTTGATAAGAGTCCGCGCGGTGGTGGTGTAGCCAAGTACCTTGACGACCGTGGCTTTAAAATACTTGCCGCACTAGACGAGGTTTCAAAGCAATTGAAAACCACACCCGCAACGGCAGCGCTGGCATGGCTCATCCACAGGCCATCGGTTACAGCCCCTATCGTAAGTGCCACAACTGTTGACCAGCTTGAAAGCATCATGAAGGCACCCGACCTGCCTATCACTGCCCACGAGATCGAACTCCTGACGCAGGAAAGCGCGTGGTAG
- a CDS encoding GIY-YIG nuclease family protein: MHYVYILHSEKLERYYTVYTSNIDIRLGFHENAEAGKFTYNADDWKLVYSLLCDSKHQGMTIEKHIKSMKSKIYIQNLIQYPEMGIKLKLKFNP; encoded by the coding sequence ATGCACTATGTCTATATCCTTCATTCAGAAAAATTAGAACGGTACTATACAGTGTATACTTCTAATATTGATATTAGATTGGGCTTTCATGAAAATGCAGAAGCTGGAAAATTCACTTATAATGCCGATGACTGGAAACTCGTGTACTCATTGTTATGTGATTCAAAGCACCAAGGGATGACAATAGAGAAGCATATTAAATCAATGAAAAGCAAAATCTATATTCAAAACCTGATCCAATATCCTGAAATGGGTATAAAGCTAAAGCTAAAATTTAATCCTTAG
- a CDS encoding Gfo/Idh/MocA family oxidoreductase, whose amino-acid sequence MKTIKTALLSYGMSGKVFHAPFLEMHPGFELTGSWERSKKLIQQDYPDVKSYGSLEELLADDVDLVIVNTPVDTHYEYAKKVLEAGKHALVEKAFTTTVAQAEELDALAKQKGLKLAVFQNRRWDSDLKTVKQVLDQKVLGEIVEAEFRFDRYNPNLSPKAWKEDNNPGAGILMDLGSHLIDQALYLFGFPEAVFADIRRLRENSQVDDDFSIMLYYPDKRVKLHSGFFVREGVPAYTLHGRKGSFLKQRGDIQEDVLKTGQKPNLEDWGTEPEEKAGFLHTEHDGELFRGHIPTQQGNYYSLFDGLYKSITENIQEPVTAEDGIRVLKIIAAAQQSSAQRKVVDLGAV is encoded by the coding sequence ATGAAAACAATAAAAACAGCACTACTCTCATACGGAATGTCGGGCAAAGTATTCCACGCCCCGTTTCTCGAAATGCATCCCGGCTTTGAGCTTACCGGCTCGTGGGAACGCAGCAAAAAACTCATACAGCAGGATTATCCCGATGTGAAAAGCTATGGATCATTGGAAGAACTGCTTGCGGATGATGTGGACTTAGTGATCGTAAATACCCCAGTGGATACGCATTACGAATACGCCAAAAAAGTACTCGAAGCAGGTAAGCATGCCCTCGTTGAAAAAGCCTTTACAACCACCGTTGCCCAGGCGGAAGAACTTGATGCCCTTGCAAAGCAAAAAGGCCTGAAGCTGGCCGTTTTCCAGAACCGCAGGTGGGACAGCGACCTGAAAACCGTGAAGCAGGTACTCGATCAAAAGGTTTTGGGTGAAATTGTGGAGGCGGAATTCCGTTTTGACCGATACAATCCTAACCTGAGCCCCAAAGCATGGAAGGAAGATAACAACCCCGGTGCAGGGATCCTGATGGACCTCGGTTCGCACCTTATCGACCAGGCGCTATACTTGTTCGGGTTTCCGGAAGCGGTATTTGCCGATATACGCAGGCTAAGGGAAAACTCGCAGGTAGATGACGATTTTAGCATCATGCTTTATTATCCCGACAAAAGGGTGAAGCTGCACTCCGGATTTTTTGTCCGCGAAGGGGTGCCGGCGTATACACTGCATGGACGCAAAGGGTCCTTCCTGAAACAGCGGGGCGACATCCAGGAAGATGTGCTCAAAACCGGGCAAAAGCCAAACCTTGAGGATTGGGGCACCGAACCCGAAGAAAAGGCCGGTTTTCTCCACACCGAGCATGACGGCGAATTATTTCGTGGCCACATACCCACGCAACAGGGAAATTATTACAGCCTGTTCGATGGGCTTTATAAGTCGATAACTGAAAACATACAGGAGCCTGTCACTGCTGAAGATGGCATCAGGGTCTTGAAAATAATAGCCGCTGCACAGCAGAGCAGCGCACAACGAAAAGTAGTCGATTTAGGAGCTGTCTAA
- a CDS encoding NADH:flavin oxidoreductase/NADH oxidase, translating into MAPSLFSLFQIKSIIFKNRIVVSPMCQYSAEDGFANDWHLVHLGARAIGGAALIMQEATAVSPEGRISLCDLGIWSDEHIEKYRQITAFILSQNAFPGIQLAHAGRKASISTPWQGNRKLVPDEGGWRTVAPSAIPYHDNEALLPVEMDKDAIDKVVNDFREAARRAREAGYKVLEIHGAHGYLQHQFLSPLSNKRTDEYGGSFENRIRFLLETIDAVRLEWPGDLPLFVRLSGTDWAEGGWNEDDTVALAAILRENGVDLIDCSSGGLVSHQKIPVGPNYQVPIAERVKKEAHICTSAVGLITEAHQADDIIKEGKADLVFFAREALRDPNIALTFAHELNAEVIWPKQYERAQLKD; encoded by the coding sequence ATGGCTCCATCACTTTTTTCATTATTCCAGATAAAAAGCATCATATTCAAGAATCGCATCGTGGTATCGCCCATGTGCCAGTACTCTGCCGAAGACGGCTTTGCCAACGACTGGCACCTGGTACACCTTGGCGCAAGGGCAATAGGGGGGGCGGCGCTCATCATGCAGGAAGCTACGGCCGTATCGCCGGAAGGAAGGATATCGCTCTGCGACCTCGGTATCTGGAGCGATGAGCATATAGAGAAATACAGGCAGATAACAGCCTTCATCCTCTCGCAGAATGCTTTTCCGGGTATCCAATTGGCACATGCGGGCCGAAAGGCGAGTATCAGCACACCATGGCAGGGTAACCGAAAACTGGTGCCGGATGAGGGCGGATGGCGTACAGTAGCCCCGAGCGCGATCCCTTACCATGATAATGAGGCCCTGCTTCCTGTCGAAATGGACAAGGACGCCATTGATAAAGTTGTAAACGATTTCCGTGAGGCTGCACGCAGGGCGCGCGAGGCAGGATATAAAGTACTCGAAATCCACGGGGCTCACGGTTACCTGCAGCACCAGTTCCTTTCTCCATTGTCCAATAAACGTACCGATGAATATGGCGGCAGCTTCGAAAACCGCATCCGTTTCCTGCTGGAGACTATAGACGCCGTGAGGCTGGAATGGCCGGGCGACCTCCCGTTGTTTGTAAGGCTGTCCGGTACCGATTGGGCAGAAGGCGGATGGAATGAGGACGACACGGTAGCACTGGCCGCGATACTCAGGGAAAACGGCGTCGACCTGATAGACTGCTCCTCGGGCGGATTGGTATCGCACCAAAAGATACCTGTTGGGCCGAATTACCAGGTTCCCATTGCCGAACGCGTAAAGAAAGAAGCGCATATTTGTACCTCCGCTGTCGGGCTGATCACCGAGGCACATCAGGCAGATGATATTATAAAAGAAGGAAAAGCCGACCTGGTGTTCTTTGCCCGTGAAGCCCTCCGTGACCCGAATATCGCACTCACGTTTGCCCACGAGCTTAATGCAGAAGTCATTTGGCCAAAGCAATACGAACGTGCCCAACTGAAGGATTAA
- the rseP gene encoding RIP metalloprotease RseP, with translation MDIVVQVAQLLLMLSILVILHEFGHYITAKWFKVRVEKFYLFMDAGFSLVKKKIGETEWGIGWLPLGGYVKLSGMVDESMDTEQMKLPPQPWEFRSKPAWQRLIIMLGGIIVNVLLAWFIFTMVYCTYGKKYVATEKVQNVGLVFGETGQKVGFRDGDKILSVDGKSQERFDRLVLDVLLGDTIKVERNGKPETLVLTDENKKEILDKEGRDFIHYKVTGTVIDSVIPTGNAQKAGLKKGDRVTGINSQKLRYLGQASEVAYKNKNGFVTLNVMRDGQPMDIKISVDKDGVMGYVEKPTDKIDLATVEHYNFFSAMPKAVEESYSLIVYNIKQFKLILRPSTGAYTHVKSVVGIASNMPTTWDWEFFWKFTALFSIGLAFMNILPIPGLDGGHALFTIAEMITGRRLSDKAAGVVQTVGMVILLSLMVLTFGKDIYDLIVN, from the coding sequence ATGGATATAGTTGTTCAGGTTGCCCAATTGCTGCTTATGTTGTCGATACTTGTAATATTGCACGAATTCGGGCATTATATAACCGCAAAATGGTTCAAGGTGAGGGTAGAGAAATTCTATCTTTTTATGGATGCGGGATTCTCTTTGGTAAAGAAAAAAATAGGTGAAACAGAATGGGGTATCGGGTGGCTTCCGCTTGGAGGCTACGTAAAGCTGTCCGGCATGGTGGATGAAAGCATGGATACCGAGCAGATGAAGCTGCCGCCACAGCCGTGGGAATTCCGTTCGAAACCGGCATGGCAAAGGCTTATCATCATGCTTGGTGGTATTATTGTAAACGTATTGCTGGCGTGGTTCATCTTCACTATGGTGTACTGCACGTATGGAAAAAAATATGTGGCTACCGAAAAAGTACAAAATGTAGGGCTTGTATTTGGCGAGACCGGGCAAAAAGTAGGTTTCCGTGATGGCGACAAGATCCTGAGCGTAGACGGAAAAAGCCAGGAACGCTTTGACAGGCTGGTGCTGGACGTGCTATTAGGCGACACTATAAAAGTGGAGCGCAATGGCAAGCCGGAAACGCTGGTTTTGACCGACGAGAACAAAAAAGAGATACTGGACAAAGAAGGCCGTGATTTTATCCATTATAAAGTGACCGGCACCGTGATTGATAGTGTCATCCCTACGGGCAATGCACAGAAAGCCGGACTTAAGAAGGGCGACAGGGTTACCGGTATAAACAGCCAGAAGCTGCGTTACCTGGGCCAGGCAAGTGAAGTGGCTTATAAAAATAAAAACGGTTTCGTGACGCTGAACGTGATGCGTGACGGGCAGCCAATGGATATTAAGATAAGTGTGGATAAAGATGGCGTGATGGGATATGTAGAGAAGCCGACCGACAAAATTGACCTTGCAACGGTTGAACATTACAACTTTTTCTCGGCAATGCCGAAAGCGGTTGAGGAATCCTATTCACTTATAGTTTACAACATCAAGCAATTCAAGCTTATCCTGCGCCCTTCTACAGGCGCTTACACGCACGTGAAAAGCGTAGTGGGTATAGCCTCGAATATGCCTACAACCTGGGATTGGGAATTCTTCTGGAAATTTACGGCACTGTTCTCTATAGGGCTTGCTTTTATGAACATACTGCCGATACCGGGCCTTGACGGCGGCCATGCACTCTTTACCATTGCCGAAATGATCACGGGCCGCAGGCTTAGCGATAAGGCTGCAGGCGTAGTACAAACTGTGGGAATGGTTATATTATTAAGCCTTATGGTGTTAACTTTCGGAAAAGACATTTACGACCTGATCGTGAATTAG
- a CDS encoding alpha/beta fold hydrolase encodes MKKLTALLTILTVVISSAQEKPLEPTGLRMENITYPFPVKELALKIQGQDLVMAYMDLQPQKPNGKTVLLLHGKNFSAMYWEQTANDLAKDGYRVVMPDQIGFGKSSKPGNIQFTFQLLAQNTKAMLDELKITKVNILGHSMGGMLATRFALMYPEMTEKLILENPIGLEDWKTVVPYQSVNDWYASELKQDYQKMKDYQLQFYYGSKWKPEYDKWLLPVAGWTVNKEYPVIAKASALTYDMIFTQPVLYEFENLKMPVLLIIGQSDRTALGKNKAPKEAQEKLGNYPVLGRETKKKIKDATLIGIEGVGHLPHIQAYDRFIAPLKEFLKK; translated from the coding sequence ATGAAAAAACTAACAGCCTTACTGACAATTCTGACAGTGGTTATTTCTTCCGCCCAGGAAAAGCCTCTTGAGCCCACCGGCCTGCGAATGGAAAACATCACTTATCCGTTCCCTGTAAAAGAACTTGCGCTTAAAATCCAGGGACAGGACCTGGTAATGGCCTATATGGACCTTCAGCCGCAAAAGCCTAATGGCAAAACCGTACTGCTGCTACACGGCAAAAATTTTTCGGCAATGTACTGGGAGCAAACGGCAAACGACCTGGCCAAGGACGGCTATCGCGTTGTCATGCCTGACCAGATCGGTTTCGGGAAGTCGTCCAAGCCCGGCAACATCCAGTTCACTTTCCAGCTTTTGGCGCAAAATACGAAAGCAATGTTAGACGAATTGAAGATAACTAAGGTCAATATACTCGGGCATTCAATGGGAGGGATGCTGGCTACGCGCTTTGCCCTTATGTATCCCGAAATGACGGAGAAGCTGATACTCGAAAATCCGATAGGGCTGGAGGACTGGAAAACCGTAGTGCCTTACCAAAGCGTTAACGACTGGTATGCTTCCGAACTAAAGCAGGATTACCAAAAGATGAAGGACTACCAGCTGCAATTTTATTACGGCAGCAAATGGAAGCCGGAATATGACAAATGGCTGTTGCCTGTAGCGGGATGGACCGTCAATAAAGAGTATCCTGTTATTGCCAAAGCATCGGCGCTTACTTACGACATGATATTCACGCAGCCGGTTTTGTACGAATTTGAAAACCTAAAAATGCCGGTACTTCTCATTATCGGGCAAAGTGACCGAACCGCTTTGGGCAAGAATAAAGCACCGAAGGAAGCACAGGAAAAACTCGGCAACTATCCGGTTCTCGGGCGTGAAACCAAAAAGAAAATAAAAGATGCCACACTTATAGGGATCGAAGGCGTTGGCCACCTGCCGCACATCCAGGCCTATGACAGGTTTATTGCGCCGTTAAAGGAATTTTTAAAGAAGTAA